A segment of the Myxococcales bacterium genome:
CGCGAGCAAACGCACCTCGCCGCGTTCGAGCGCGGGCTTGAGGAGCTCGCCGACGCCGCTTCCGACGGGACCCTGGCCGAGGAGCGCCTCCATCCCGGGGACGTAGAGCACCGCGTCGCGGCGCTTCACGTCGGCGAGCACGCGCTTGATGCGCTCTTCGACCTCGCCGCGCAACTTCGCGCCTGCCAGGAGCGCGCCGACTTCGAGGCGCAGGATGGCGATCTTCGCGAGGCTCGTCGCGACGTCCGCGGCGGCGATGCGCATCGCCAGCGCGCCGACGATGGCGCTCTTGCCGACGCCGGGATCGCCGACGAGCAGCGGATGATTCTTCTGCCGCCGCTCGAGCACTTGCATCAAGCGACGCAGCTCGACGTCGCGACCGATGACCGGGTCGAAGCCGTCTTTGCGGGCGCGCTCGACGAGATCCTCGAGGCCCGACTCGGCGCTCCCAGCGCCGCCCCCCGCGGGAGGCGCGTCGCGGGGGACGCTTCGGAGCGCCGCCATGTGCGGCCGCAGCGAGCCGGGGCCGAGCCCAAAGGCCTGGAGCACGATGGCGGCGTTGCCGCGGATCTCTTGCGAGAGCGCGTTCAAGAGGTGGTCGACCTGGACGGTGCCCCCCGACGCCTCCTTCTCGGCGCGAGCCAAGAGCGACTGCATGGCCTCCGAGAGGTAGGCCTTGCCGCTCTGGGTCTTTTGCAGTCGAGAGAGCGTCGTTTCGGCTTCCGCGGCGACGTCCGTCGGGTTGGCGCCGGCCTTGCGAAACACCTCGGCCACGCCTCGATCGCGATCGATGGCCCGCGACAGCAAGTGAATCGGCTCGACGAGGGCGTGTTTTCGCTCGTCGGCCGAGTCTTGCGCGGCGACCACCAAAGCCCGTGCGTCGGGGGCGAAGCGTTCGAGATGGAGCGTCGTCATGGCGGGTAGCCTACTTTCCCGCATCGCGGACCGGAAGTGCGGCGACACAGTTCGCGCGGCGGTCAGCGCAGGCGGGGCTTTGGCGAGCGGGCTTGGCAACGGACGGACGTGCACTACTCTCTTGGGAGATGATGCCGGTCCGCGTCTACACGACCACGAGCTGCAGCTATTGCGTCATGGCCAAAGCGCTCCTCGCCAAGCGCAGCGTGCCCTACCAAGAGATCGACGTCACCTTCGACGACGCGAAACGCGCCTGGCTTGTCCAGGCCACCAGGCGCCGCACGGTTCCGCAGATCTTCATCGGCGAAACGCCCATCGGCGGCTACGACGAGCTAGCCAAGCTCGACCGTTCAGGACGCCTCGCCGAACTCTTGGGGTCCGCGAGCGAGTCGACGTAGCGCGCTCAGTGGAGCAGCGCCTCCGCGCCCGACAAGACGCTGACGGCGAGCGCCGCGAGCATGCTGAGGAACGCCCAGATGAGGTTTCGCTTCCGAAAAGACCTTCGAGCGTGGGGCGTCATGCTGAGTGTAGGAGCAAGTGGTATGCGAGGCGTCCACGACACGCAAACGTTGGAAATCGCGGAAACATAGGCGACGCAGCGTCCAACCGAGCTGGATCGCCAGATCCGTAATTGGTGTAAAATCACGCCCGGGGCGCAATGGCGGGTGATTCCCGTCGTTCTACGCGAGCGCGGCGACGAGCCGCGGCACATCCGCTTCGGCCACCGAGCAAAGACCGACCCGCAACGCGCCCGCCAGCGGCACCACGTACACGCCTTCTTCGCGCATCCGCTCCGCCTTCTTCTTCGCGTCGTCGTGGAAGACCGTCACGAAAAAACCTCCCTCGTACCGCGGGTAGCGAAGTCCTTTGAGCGCGGCCTCACGATTGAACGCGGCAACGCGCGCGTGAAGCATCGCTTTGAGGCTGTCGCGTTCGCGTGCGCAGGCCGCCCGTGCGTCGCCGTTGGTGAGCAGGTGCGTAATGGCCCGCTGGCCGCCGCGGGTGCAATTCGACCACGTTCCGCGTGACGAATAGCTCAGCGCGTTCTCCACGGCGCCCCGTTCGGCCTTGTCGCCGATGGTCGCGACCAACGCGCCAACGCGGAGGCCATAGTGCGTGAACGTCTTCGAGGCGCTCCACGCAAAGAGCACCGCGGTCTCGCCGAGCAACGGGGCGCACGCGTCCAAGACCGTCGCGAGGCGGCTCTCACCGTAGGCCGCGTAGGCAATGTCGTTGAGTAACGTCACCGGCGCCTTCTTCGCGTGCTGAGCCAAGCACGTCGCCACGGCGGCCCACTCTTCGGGCCTCATCGAATAGCCGGTCGGGTTTTGGCACGGGTCATTCAGGAACAAGAGGGCGCGGCCCTGCTTGGCGAGCTGCGCGGCGAGGGCTCGGTCGAGGGCTTCGACGTCGAAGGCGCCCGAGCCGTTGAACATCGAGAACGTGTCGACGCGTCGCTCCGCTTCGTCGGCGATCGTTTGGTAGGGGCCCCAATAATAGTTCGTCGTGAGGATCGCCTGGCCTGGCTCGAGGAAGTTCGCGAGCGCGTGCCTCAGCGCGCCGCTGCCGCCGGGTGTCGCCACCGCGACCGACTGGGCCCGGTAGCGCGCGTCGCCGGCGAAGAGGTCGTCCATGACCGCCGCGAGAAAGTCTGGGCTCCCGGCGATGGGGGCGTAGGCAGCCCACTCGTCGGCGGGAACGTCGTGCACGGCCTTGGCTGCCGTTGGCATCACGGCGAGTTTGCCATCGTCGTGAAGCAGCGCCCCAACGGTCGCGTTGACGATCGACTCGCCCTTCTTGCGCCGCTCCGTGGCCTCCTTGTTAAGCGCGAAAATCGGGTCGTCGGAGGGGCGGGTCTGATGGGACTGAATGAGGTGCATGTTCGTCTTCGGGTCGCGCGCAACCGGCGGCGACGGAGGGCAAGACTTTTCCCCTAGCGGGTGCGCCAGCGCAAGGGGGACGGCGCCGCTGCCAAGTTGGCAGCGGGCCCCGAAGGGCGCGCTCTGAGCGTGTCAGGTTGACGAGCCGGGCCGCGGTGCACCAGGGTGGGCGACGGCTTAGCGCTGGAAATCCCCACGAAATTGTCGTGGCACGAGCTATGCTCCACAGCCCTTCCATGCGCGCCCGCGCTCTCTTCGCCGCTTTCCTCGTCGTGCTCGCCGCGACCTTCGTCCTGTTCGAAAGGCCGGCGGCTGCCCAGCAGCTTGCCGTCAACCGCGTCACAGGGAATCAGCCGCACGGTTCGCCAGGCACCATCGGCGTCAACCGGCAAGACTGCGTCAACGGCATCAACCTCACCTTCAGCCTCGCCATCACCAACCTTACGGGGACCTTCGATCTCCAGGTATGGGCCGGCGAATCCGGTGCCGATTGCACCGACCTCAACAACCGCAGCGGCACCAACGTCGCGCGCTGCCGCCAAGTGGCACCGTCGCAGCGCACCACGAGCGCCACCTTTCAGATCGACGTCAGCGCGCGCGATCTCGCGGCGAACCTCTCGGGGCCACCGCAGCCGGCGTCCTACGAAGCCGCCACCGTTGCCGCTTGCGACGTTCAGACGACGGAGAGTGCTCGCACGCTGGGCGTCTACTTTCTGCTCATGAACGGGACCAACGTCGTGGCGTCGACGACCTTCAAGGCCACCGGCGCGGCGGCGACCACGGGCACGACGACCACCCAACAAGACGGCGTGGTCGTCGACCTGCTCGGTCCTTCGCCGCCGAGCGACGTGCGTACCGCCACCGGCGACCGCCGCCTGCGTGTCGACTGGACGCCAACCGGCGACCGCGACGTGAAGGGCTACGTCTTCTATTGCCAGCGGGCCTCCGACGCGACGAGCGACGCGGGCACGTCGGCGACCACGACGACGACGACGCGCGAGTGCCCCGACAGCGGCGATCTCGATGGCTCCGTCGACGCGTGCGTCGAGACCACCACGACGGCCGCTGCCGGCGGCGCCTGCGCCGTACCGGAGGTGTCGAAGGCCACCGAATGCGGGCGGCTCATTCAAACGGGCGCAAGCTCTGGCAACACCGACCGCGTCCTCGACAACGACGTCGGATACGCCGTCGCCGTCGCGGCCATCGACGCCTTCGACAACGTCGGCAAGCCGGCGTCGGCGACTCAGTGTGGCGTACCCCAGGCGGTCGCCGATTTCTGGCGCGAATACGGCGCCGCCGGCGGACAGGCGTCTGGCTTCTGCGCCATCGATGGCAGAAGGAGCGGCTCAAACCTCTTCGCCCTCGCGCTCGGTGCAACGTTCGTCCTTTGGGTCGCCCGAGCGCGGCGGAGGCGACCATGAAGCGGACGCGAAGACTTTCGCTGGCCGTCGGCGCCCTCGCGGTGCTCGGCGCCCTGGCGACCAGCGGTTGGTCGAAGCCGGCGGCCGCCCAACGCGGCAGCGATGCTCTCGAGCAGCGCCGCACCGACCCCAGCCGCTACGCGAGTCCGCAGAACTTCGCCCTTGAGCTCCGCGTCGGTCTCTATCGGCCCGACGTGGATTCGGAATTCGGCGGCAAGACGCCCTACGCCAGCGCCTTCGGCGACAAGGGCCGCGCGATGCTCGGTGTTGAGCTCGACTGGCAAGCCTTGCGCGTGCCCGGCGTCTTCAGTTTCGGACCCGGCGTTGGCGTCGCCACGACGTCGGCCACGCGACCGGCGTACACGCAGACCGGGGAGCCGTCGTCGGAGGAGATGACGTTCACCGTGCAGCCGCTCTACGGACTCGGCGTCTTGCGCGTCGACGTCCTCTCTCAAAAGCTCGGGATCCCGCTTTCGCCGTATGCCAAGGCCGGCGTTGCGTATGCGCTTTGGCGCGCCTCGACGAGCGCCGGCACCTCGGAGTTCACGCGGCCCGACGGCTCGGTTGCCAAGGGCCGCGGTGCAAGCTTTGGCGTTCACGGAGCCGTGGGCGTGGCCTTCGACCTAGGCTTCTTCGACAGGGGCTCATCGCAGCGGCTGGATCAGGCGACGGGGATCAATCACTCGTACCTCTTTGCCGAGTGGGCCATCTCCAAGATCGACGGCGGCTTCGGGCAAACGAAGGCCATGCACGTCGGCGACAGCACCTGGAACGCGGGGATGACCTTCGAGTTTTGAGCAACCGACGACGCGAGCCGTCGCGCCGCCGGTCGTGATCGCGATGCGGCCCTCGGCGCCGTCAGGTCTCCTCCGCCTTCGGCGGAGCCTTCATGGGCTCGGTGGCCTCGCGTAGGCCCTCGATGAGTTTCTCCGTGGGCTCGCGGACGGCGATGGGCTCCGTCGGATCGGGGATCCGCATCTCCTCGGTCTTCTCGCCGGGCGTCCTCGTCTCTTCGGTCTTCTCCTGGCTCTCTCTCGCCTTGCGCTTGCCGACGGGAGCGGCGACCTCGGTGCGAACGTCGCCGCGCTCTCCGTCCTCGTCTTCCTCCTCCGCTTCGCGCTCCTTGACGCTCGGGGGCTTGCGCGTGGGCGCGTGCTCCGCCGGCAGGCCGAGGCTCATGGCGACCTGAGGCCGTAGCGCCGCCTCTTGCCACATGCGTGCGTAATACAAGGACACGAGCGCCGCCGTGGTGAGCGCGATGAGCTGGCTCGTCGAGAGTTGCATGGCCACGCTCCCGCCGAACGAGGCCGGCTTGAGCATCGCGTAGGCGATGACCGGAGGGACGAGCGCGAGGACGCGCGCAACGGTGCGCATGCGCGGATCTTCGATGCCGAGGGCGATGCCAAAAATGAACGCCAGTCCAAAGACCAAGAGCGCGAGCGGCACGAGCACGTGCTCACTCATGACGGGGCCGTAGCTGCCGCGCTCCACGTCGTCGCGGATGGTCTCCAAGAGAAAACGCGCAAAGCCGTAGCCAAAGACGAACAAGAAGAAGATTTGGCCGCGAAACTTCTGGTGCCGCCGCTGCGCGAGCAAGAGGACGAGGAGCCCGGCCCCGACGAGCGACTCGTAGATTTGCGTCGGGTGGACCGCCAGCGAGTGGTTGTCGCGAATGAGCCGCGCGCCGAGATCCGTGCCGCGGAACTGCTCGAGGTGCCGCACGTACGCGGGCGCGCCTTCGCCGCCATCGAGCGTTCCCGTGGTCCAGTGGGGGAACGTGCCGAGCTTCTGGAGGAAGGCCGGTGCCGTGTCGCTGAGCCGCTTGCCGAAATCGCAGCCGAAGAGGTAGCAGCCGATGCGCGTGATCAAGAGGCCCGAGGCGAGGCTCGGCACGGCGACGTCGGCCCAAGGCATCAGGCGAAGCCGCTGCGACGCCAAGTAGCCCCAGCTCCCGAGGAAGCCGCCGATGAAACCGCCGTAGGCCACGAGTCCGCCGCGGCGCATGGCGAAGACGTCGGCGAAGGTCTGGAATTCGTCGAGGTTGGTCACGATGTAGAGCACCCGCGAGCCGGCCAACGCGGCGAGCGCCGTGACGACGTAGCAGTTGGCCATGACCTCCTTCGGCAGCCCCTCGCGCTCCGCGAGACCGAGCGTGAGGTACCAGCCGACGATGAGCGACAGGCCGAGCATGACGCCGTACGAGTAGATGGGGAGTTGCGCCGCGGCGAAGGTCTTGTCGCGGAAGACGTAGGCTGCGATGCCGGCCGCGACGGCGACACCAAACCCCCAGAGCGCACCTTCGCGGTTCGCCTTGCGCTGCGCGGCGAGGCCGTAGACGAGCGCGATGGCGACCACCGCGGCGAGGGCCCACCAGTACTGGATGGGCGTCTTCGGAAGGGGGATCCTAAAGAGAATGGGGAACATGGCGATCTCCGGTGGCGCCGGGCGCGGGTGGTGACCCGAGGCGCCGAAACCTGACCGCGTTTGTGGCACAAAATCGCTTCTTCCCCAAGCAACATGGGGTAGGAAGGCCGCCATGACATCGCCGTGTCGCTCGTTTTGGGCCCAAGAGCGCCGTCCCCTGGTCTTGCCGTTGGGCCTCCTGGCGGTCGTTGTGGCCTGCGTGCCGGCGGGAAACGCCCAGCCGTACGACGCCGGCGTCGTCGTCACGGCCCCCGCGACCGTCGCTCCGAAACGCGTCGCGCCGACCTCGCCGCCGCTGACGTCCGTCTTTGAGGACACCTTCGACCGCGCGCCGGCAGCCTTCGATGCGGCCGCCGCCGTCGCTGTCGCCGCACCCAGCGCGGCCGCCAGCAGCGTCGCGAGCCCCGTCGACGCCGGCCGCGAGGGTGGCCGTCCGCCGCCGACACCGTCGTCGCTTCCATCGAGCGTCGCGAGCGGCCCGGCGCCAACGCCTCCCGTAGCGCCGCGCGAGAAGAGCGGGCTCGGCCCCGATTGGCTCGTCGCCCAGGGTGGCGGCAACGCCTGGCGCATCGAGCAAGGTCGCCTCTGCGGGCGCGGAGCGAAGAACAAGGGCGTGTGGCTGAATCGAACGCTTCCCACCAACGCCCGCATCGAGTTCGACGCCATCAGCGATTCGCCGGAAGGCGATCTCAAGGCCGAGGTGTGGGGCGACGGCCAGAGCGGCGCCACCAGCGTCTCGTACACGAACGCCACGAGCTACCTCGTCATCTACGGCGGATGGAAGAACACGTTCCACGTGCTCGCGCGCATCAACGAGCACGGCACCGATCGCAAGGAGATCGGCGTCAAGCCGAGCACCGATGAGTTTCGCGAGCGCGCCGTCTCCCAAGGTCAGGTGTACCGCTTCAAGATCGAGCGAAGCGACGGCAAGACCGTGCGCTGGTGGGTCAACGACGTCGACATGCTCTCCTACGAAGACCCCGAGCCTCTCGTAGGTGCGACGCACGACCACTTCGGCTTCAACAACTGGCAAGTGCGCGTGTGCTTCGACAACGTGAAGGTCACGCCGCTCTAATGTGCTGAGGCAGAACCTCGTCCGCAGAATGGGGCAGCCCGTGCTGCGCGAGGGCCGCGCAGTCCCTCGGTCTTGCCAACGCTCGGCTCGCTCCACAGTCGATCTCGACGCCGAATCCTTGATTCACCACCCTGGCGGGCCGGCGGCCATCGGCCGTCCGGCGAACGATTTTACACGCGGGGGCGAACGGGGGCCGGACGGCTCGAGAGAGCCTCTCGACGCCGGGGCCGTTGCGGTAGGATGAGGGCGCGTGCAGACGGCCGAGATCGAAGAGCACATCACGGAGCTCGAGAGCCGCGTCGATCGCTTGCGTGCGCTCTACGAGCAGTACTTCATGGGGATCGAAAAGATCGAACCTCAGGTGGCGCGCAAGGACGTTGAACGCCGCGTGCAGGTGCTCCGGCGCGAGCAGATCAGGAACACGGCGCAGCGCTTCCGCTTCCAGATGATCCTCCAGCGGTACAACACGTTCCAGACGTACTGGCTCCGAACGTGTCGCGAGATCGAGGAGGGCACGTACAAGCGTCACGTGATGCACGCTCGCGCCAAGTTCGGTGAGGCGCGCGAGGTGCCCAAGTGGGGACGTCGCCGCACGGCATGGAAGAAGGATGGTGACGAGCAGGCTGCCGCGCCCGGTGAGAAGTCGGCGGAAGCGCCCGAGGACAGCAGCGAAGAGCTCGACCTCGACTCCGCCGAATCGGTGGAGGTGGTCATCGCGCCGGTGCGGACCTCGAAAGGGCCACCGCGACCCCCGCCGCCCCCCCCGATGGGCTCGCTGCGTCCTGCCACGGCGGCGATGGCTGGCGCTGCCCCGGCGGCCCCCGCTCCACCGAAGGCAGCACCGGCGGCCCCCGCACCGCCGCCACGAGGCATCGTGGTCGCGACGCCGGTCGAGTTTCGTCCTGTGGGAGCCGACGCCGCGAAGGATGGCGGCAAAGACGACCGTATGCGCGAGCTGGCGCGTCGGTTGTCGGCGAAGTCTACCGAAGGTGGCCAACCGCCCTCGGCCCCGCGCGTGGCCGCGGCTGCCCCCGCGTCGCCTGGTGCGCCTCCTGCAGCAAAGGCTGCGCCACCGCCCGCCAAAGCCGCCCCGGCTCCCGCGAAAGCGGATGCGCCACCGCCCGCCGCGCCCAAGCGTGACCTCTCCGACGAGCGCATGCGTCAGATCTACTCGGAGCTCGTGGAGACCAAGCGCAAGCAAAAGGAATCCACCGCGGCCGTGACGTACGAAGCCATGGTCAAGACGCTGCGTGAATCGTCGGCGAAGCTCCGCGAGAAACACAGCGGCAAGTCCGTCGACTTCGAAGTCACCATCAAAGACGGCAAGACGATCCTGCGCCCCGTCGTCAAGTAGACGCGCCGGCGCAAGTTCCTCAGCGACTTCGCCCCGCCCGAGCTGCGGCGGTCGTCAGTGCGTGATGGAGCGACCTGGAATCGGCGTCAGGCGAGTGCTGCGCGGCGGAGCGTCAACCTCGATGTCATCGCAAAAGAGGATGGCGCAATGGCGGCTCCCGCTCTCCTGCATGCGCGCGCACAACGCGACGAGATCCTCGTCGCAGTCGACGACGCTGCCTTCAACGGGCTGCGCTGTTTTCGAGTCGTACCGGCAATGATCGAGGGCCACCCACCGGCCCTGGTACTGCTTGCTTCCACGGATTTCTGGCCACGTCTGACGACTGCCCATCCTGCTCGGAACCTCTATCCCGTTCGCCACGTCGGCCCCACCTCGCCGCGGCTGTTCGAGTGCTCCTCCCGACGGGATTCCGGGACGAGCGCTTGTTCGTAGAACCGTGCGTATACCGCTCCCGCGCGGTCGGTCAAGAAGGTGCCGAGGGCTCTGTGTTGGCCGTTTTCGTGCCAAGGCGGCGATGCAGCCGATTCTGTTGGCGCTTCCGCCGTTTGGGCGTATCGCGTCGGGGTGAAGCCGCTTGTCGCTCTCTTCCGAATCACCGTCTTGACGGCGGTCGCCGGATCGGCAGCCGTCGCGCATGCGGCGAACCCTGTCGCCGCTGTCGTTGCCGAGCGCGAGCGTTCGCCCAAGGGCCTCGCCGGGGCCACGCGCTTCGCAAAGCTCGAGGTCGGCGCCGACGTCACGACTCGCAAGCTCGGTACGCTGACGCATGCCAGCGACGCCGTCGTGCGAGGCGAACCGCTGCGCGACGGCGTCGGCCTCAAGGCCATCGCCGTCGTCGCCGACGAAGCGCCCGGCAACGCCGACTTCGGAGCGGCGCTCTTTTTGGTAGACGCGCGCGGGTTGGTAGACGCGCGCGGGTCGGCACCACGTCGCCTCGCGACGGGGGTCGTGCACGCGTCGCGGCCCCTCGTCGGCGACGATGGGCTCATCTACGTTCAGCGCGGTGCCGTCGGAGGACCGGCCGTCGCGCCGAGCGCGTCGGGCGATGGGCGCGCCGCAGCGCTGCGCATCGACGCGCTGGAGATCGATGCTGTCGACCCGGACACCGGCGCGATTCGTGTCGTCATGACCTGGAACGGCTACGCAACGCATCTCGCCGGCAGCCT
Coding sequences within it:
- a CDS encoding prolipoprotein diacylglyceryl transferase, giving the protein MFPILFRIPLPKTPIQYWWALAAVVAIALVYGLAAQRKANREGALWGFGVAVAAGIAAYVFRDKTFAAAQLPIYSYGVMLGLSLIVGWYLTLGLAEREGLPKEVMANCYVVTALAALAGSRVLYIVTNLDEFQTFADVFAMRRGGLVAYGGFIGGFLGSWGYLASQRLRLMPWADVAVPSLASGLLITRIGCYLFGCDFGKRLSDTAPAFLQKLGTFPHWTTGTLDGGEGAPAYVRHLEQFRGTDLGARLIRDNHSLAVHPTQIYESLVGAGLLVLLLAQRRHQKFRGQIFFLFVFGYGFARFLLETIRDDVERGSYGPVMSEHVLVPLALLVFGLAFIFGIALGIEDPRMRTVARVLALVPPVIAYAMLKPASFGGSVAMQLSTSQLIALTTAALVSLYYARMWQEAALRPQVAMSLGLPAEHAPTRKPPSVKEREAEEEDEDGERGDVRTEVAAPVGKRKARESQEKTEETRTPGEKTEEMRIPDPTEPIAVREPTEKLIEGLREATEPMKAPPKAEET
- a CDS encoding aminotransferase class I/II-fold pyridoxal phosphate-dependent enzyme, whose amino-acid sequence is MHLIQSHQTRPSDDPIFALNKEATERRKKGESIVNATVGALLHDDGKLAVMPTAAKAVHDVPADEWAAYAPIAGSPDFLAAVMDDLFAGDARYRAQSVAVATPGGSGALRHALANFLEPGQAILTTNYYWGPYQTIADEAERRVDTFSMFNGSGAFDVEALDRALAAQLAKQGRALLFLNDPCQNPTGYSMRPEEWAAVATCLAQHAKKAPVTLLNDIAYAAYGESRLATVLDACAPLLGETAVLFAWSASKTFTHYGLRVGALVATIGDKAERGAVENALSYSSRGTWSNCTRGGQRAITHLLTNGDARAACARERDSLKAMLHARVAAFNREAALKGLRYPRYEGGFFVTVFHDDAKKKAERMREEGVYVVPLAGALRVGLCSVAEADVPRLVAALA
- the grxC gene encoding glutaredoxin 3, which encodes MMPVRVYTTTSCSYCVMAKALLAKRSVPYQEIDVTFDDAKRAWLVQATRRRTVPQIFIGETPIGGYDELAKLDRSGRLAELLGSASEST